The stretch of DNA ATTAGGAACAGAATTAGACTAGATGAAACGcaatctggctttgtgccagggagaagtattactgatgctattttcatagtcaagcaactgcaagagaagtatTTAGCCAAGAATAAGCCATTGTACTTGACATTTGTTGAtctggagaaaacctttgacagagtATCTCGCTCAGTGATATGGTGGTCTCTGAGGAAGCTGGGGGTAGACAAATGATTTGTGAAAGCAGTACAGGGATGCTGTTGGTAAGGTAAGAATTAACCACGAATACAGTGGTGAATTTAGTATATAGGTAGGTGTTCATCAATGCTCAGTCCTCACCCCATTCATCATCAATTATAACAGGGGAATTTAAGATCAAAAGCCCATGGGAATTATTATATGCTGATATGTAAATTTGAAGTCATAGCAGAATCTGTaatggaactagaaaagaaacacCAGGTtaggaagcaaaacctggaattaaagggccttaaagttaacttagcaaaggcCATGATCCTAGTAAGCAAAAAATCAGACAGGACCTTACCCATTTCAGGTAAATgaccctgcttgatatgtaggaaAAGTGTAAGCAGGAATTCTATTCGGTgaacccagtgcaagctatggacacacaagaggtgcagtagaCTAATAGGAAAGTTAACAAAGAAAGTAttgtttgtatgtggaagatgtacaGGAGCCATAAAGTCAACAGTTACATGAGAAATTGACTTTCTCAAATGCCTCAGACTCTCTAGAAGTAGGGAATAACTTCTGCTACCTTTAGACCAAATTAGCAGTAAAATAGGATGAACTGAAAGTGTAATTGCTAGGATAGGAATAGGATGGAGACAGTTCAGAGaacttttacctctgttggcaaccaaaggtctctctctctctctcagtgaaaagaagaatatatgatacatgtatacaaacagcaatgctacatgataGTGAAATATGGGCCCTGAATGTAGAGGACATGCAAAagctagagaggaatgaagcttgtatactctgctggatgtgcagtgTCAGTGTACATGAGCAACAGGGCACTagtatattgaaagaaaaattaggcataagaggaattagttgCAGtgcgcaagagagaagactgcactgatgTGGTGATGTGATGCATATAGATGTGGactgttgcataaagaagtgtcaatcacttaaaatggatggaacttgtggaagagggagacccaggaagacctgggattaAGTATTGAAGACTGATCTCAAGACATTGTGCTTTGCAAAGTAGATGACAAAGAACCAAGATATTTGGCACCTTGTTGTATTCAAGAGGACttgtccaccacagcagaattgatatcctaaaatgACCATAGTAATGCTTGTCTATTAGGGTCTCTGCCCCCCCCCTTTCATCCTCTCTACTCTGTCAACCATCTCTCCCCATATTACAtcccttaacaccaaccactttctcTATCACCTGAGAGTAGAATAGGCACATACTACATCCCATGGCTTTCTCAATTAACTTTTTCCCCTACCTCAAGCCACTTCCATTTCCGCTTGTCTTCCCCTGCCTACTGCCTCCACCAATCACCTCCTTTGTTATCACCCTCAATGCCCCCATATATCTACTGTAACCCCTGCCCCCACACCTCGCCTATATTTGTCACCATCATTTGCTAATTACCTCATCCTGTCCACTCACCCACCTCTATATCATCACACTTCTCACTATCCCCAATGTTCCTCAATAGCATGTACTGTCACATCTTTGCCatcatctttctctcactatcaCTCTGTATCTTACTTTCTAACTCACTCTTCTTTCCTTTTCAACCAGGGTATCCATGTGTCtactctacagcaagatacctaTATCTGTTGCTCTATATCTTAACCCTTAttgttcagattaatctgtcaaatgtattgcttatttgttcacattattttgaattattcaggttcaagagtGGTGTCCACAATGTTTGCTTGTGACTTTGTTAATTTTCTACATATGTAATTGAAATTTTGACCAGTTGGTGCTTGTGCAAATTTTTTCCACtttatagaaatcaatattttctctgttgacatccgcctcagttaattttgcttttctccctGTTCTGTGGTTTCTGGAAGAAAAGCCCTCATGTAACTGAGATGCAATGTCAACCTGAAATTTCAAATGGTCTAGTCCTTTGGTGGCGGAAGTACCTTGTggctttttacataatttttgaaTTAACTATAGTTAGACATAATGCTGGAAATATATGGATCACCATACCTTATATCAGGACTCCAGTAGTTCCTCAGTCGAAGAAGCTGCTTCATACCAAACATAATGTTCAAGGTAAAATAAAGCTCGCATTTCTGCAGTATCAGTTGCTGCCATAGTGGATTAGGTTTTCCACAAATAGAAATTATGTGTTGAGCATTTGTTTTCTCCACAACAGTTTCACAAAaactttttgataaaaataaagatgataGTCCAATGGTTGAGCATTGGGAGGTTAGACTGTGTTGTGGACTAGTCTTTTCTGTGAAATCAGGAATTGTGGTTGATGTAGTAATCTTTAACCATGTTGCCATAATGATtccaatatcattttcatcactcTCATTATCAAAATCTTCCATGTCCAACGAAGATTCATAAATATCAATATCAGATTTGTCTGAAGACAAATCACTGATGTTTTcgttttatattttgtacatcatCAAGAGTAAAATCTTCAAAGTTGGAATTGCCACTTACTGACACcaaattattaaaaatagtttACACTTCTCTTCAAATGTTGAAAAAACCAAGTAGTCACAAAAATTTCACagtatttttatttgaataaaggCAGAAAgggctttatttcacattatctCAAAGCAACGAGAATTCAATAACATGATTTGTTTTTTTAGCAGTTTCATAGAGGAATCAGATACAGCCAGATTAAAAGGTACTAGTGATGgtgtcatgcaaaaagcactggtcatggtgctacataaaaagcacaagtgttgttgccacataaaaagcactggtgcaacTTACTGCCAATATCCTGGTAAATTAagacaacataaaataaagtatcttactcTGAGAAATTATTTACTGCAAATATGAAATgctgttgttcttattttataatttaaaatttacataataaattacattttattatattcaaaatttttcttttctatatttctgcaGATCTGCCACGCCTGGATACTAATCGGAATTCCATCATGCAAGGGATACCAAAATTACCTCTCAAAACCCTTTCCTTAGggtctttttttatattcattctccACTGGTTGGTAAAATTTGAGCAGGTGCGTGAACATGGCAGTTTCTATGATTTAAATATCGCTGTAGAAAAGGACTTCCAACCTTACGGAATGAAAGAACCAGAATTGTTCCCTGTTACAGGAGTAAGAAGAATTCCAAAAATTATCCATCAGACATGGAAGGACAAAATGGTACCTCGGAAACTGACATCTTGGGTGAAATCATGGGTTAAAAATCATCCTGATTGGGAATATTGGTTATGGACAGATGCCAGTGCTCGAGAAATGTTGGCTGATAAATATCCTTGGTTCCTGTCAACATTTGATAATTATCCTGAAAATATTCGACGGGCTGACGCTCTGCGATATTTTGTACTTTATGAATTTGGAGGTGTTTATGCCGATATGGATATGGAAAGTTTCAAATCTGTTGACCCATTATCCTTGAAATATTCCTGTTTTCTTGGACAAGAACCATATGAACATCCTGTTTTGGATTCTAATTTTGAACATATTGTAATCAATGCCATCATGGGTTGCCGTAAAAATCACCCTTTTATGAAAAAGGTAATGGAAAGTTTGCCAGATTTTTCACACATGTGGAATGTCCTCGACAGCACAGgtccacattttttaactctCCACTACCGTCAATACCAGAAAAATAATATACCCCCTGATGTCGATGATGGGGTTTATTTAGCACCAGCTGAATATTTCTTTCCAACAATTGATCCTGTAAAATTTTTCTGGATGCGGACTCAATGCGCTAAGTTTGACAAACTCACCAAAATTCAACAGAAGGCATGCAAAAGCCTTAAAGTAAAAGGCGTCAAGCGGACAATACCTTCAATATCTTTTGCTACACATCATTGGATTCATACTTACCTAGATCTGAGCATCACATTGAAGGGACCCGTTGAAATTCACACTGTCGTTCCACacgtgaaaatatataaaagtagtaAAACTTTGAGTTAGTGGGTGATAGTTTCCAAATAATAAATTGTTCTACATTAAAATTGTTCATAAATGATCAAAAATGTTGTTCATGCAAGAACCATGATTAAATGGATGTTGGTGTGGGAATAATTGATGGCAGTGAATGTGACTCGATGCTTCATTTGACTCTTggatatttcttttcttatttttttttatacttctgaggaaaaaaaattatatttttattttattacaatttgtctatcacttaaaaaaatatattcatatattttttttaacgaaacttatctttaaaaaaaaagcaacaacaaaaattaacaaaCCATGATGTGTGATAAATATTGGGAGAATGTCATTGGTTCAGTAGGCCTTTGTAATAATCATTTCTGTTCTATGTCatttaaacattaaaacaaaaattgatcAAGAATTGGAATTCCACCTTAAAAAATGGAATTTGTCTATCAAGCTGGAATTATTAGTTTCCATGGAGAGAAGCTATGGCTGTACTCTTAAAAATTTGAGGTTCATAACTATTAAAAGACATGATTGAATGTGTGAAACTCATTAAGAAAAAAGTAAAACTAATAGAGACATTCAATAAATATCTGGGTCTTCTCGTGTTAGCCTCTTTATTGGAAATAAAGTTTcaaattgatggatttttcaCTATAAAGTTCTTAGCAGATCATTTCTAGCTTGGTTGACACCTAAAATGAGCAGGAATATGGCAGATCTTGAGCAAACAAAAGACAGATCTTGAACATTGTAAAGCAGAGAATTTGCTGAATTGTTGAAGCATTGAAAACAGTATCTTTCCAGCTCtaaagtcaactttgactttcatcctttcgaggtcaataaaaaatACTTGTCTTATACCAGGGTtgattattctctcttttttcctctcctttcaTTCTTCAACAAATCAGCTGTGGTCAGATATGGAGAAGCATGGGTTCTGCCAGATCTGTAAGCACTCAAGATGTGCAGTTTTACAACAGCAACCCTTTAACTTTATCAGAATttgaaggcctgaaatttgcattCTATCATAAAATGCATCATGGAcaatgattaaccctttagcatccagttttctctgtcaaatgtaatatttattcactgTGTTTTGAAGTAATCATACATTACTTcaaagttttgagattttgatgtgatcgcttatttttagaataacattgtagtgtCGATGTGAGAGGCAGGATACtgctgatttgaacataaaacaggcaggatATTTTGGTCGGATGTTGCCAGTTTAAATCCTAAAGAATTACATATAACACTCACACTTAAGCACTGACCAGTTCCAGTCAGAGATGTCAGCAGTAAACATAAGTACTATGAGAAGACTTTGtctttgtgttgtatatatgagATGTGTTAAAATATGCTTAACTAGATTGTCCCCTTAACCcttgaaatacactgtctttgtttcaattaattttgaaaattatgaagtaTTTACTAAAGTCATTTTGTCATTGTTGAACTAGTATTTAGGATATAagttaacttgaaattttgatggaacgttttaatttaaattactttaaaactAGGAGTTAGTATCATGGAATCAGAGGCAGTCACAGAtaggttagtatcaaaagagcTAAAACAGGATTTTGTATAATAGAACCAAAagtagtctttgctaagttagtattagtttcacattttggcacaaggtcagcaatttcaggagggAGGGTAAAGttgattacctcaaccccagtattcagctggtacttattttatcaaccccgaaagggatgaaaggcaaagttgacttcagaatGTAtagagacggatgaaataccagtgcgctaacaatactgccaggttaatattaaataattaaccctttcgttactatatttctgaccaaaatacacaccttatgtgtttcaattaatttctaacataatcataaatttagtctggtttcattaaacaactataacttttttatttatcaatatattaatgtgatttttggaagatgatttaatgaaatgttctcaaccaattctatactataatttttgttacaaagtgactctatttgcaggtagatacaggtaaattcaacaaaatataaaattattaaaatttttgttcaaacatcgctatagaaaatgggttattagctaatattcaattgggtatacaacaaaattttactatagaatttgttattctgggtaactttctgatacccataataatatttatggcaaaataagccttaatttcatttaaggttgtgggaaaccacaaagtaTCCTATCTTTCGCTTTGTTttcatttagcgtaacggttcgtttccgctgtaatgatttcaaataggctcattcgaaaaagtaaaaagaaatagtctaaggctttactctcctgggaaagattgtggcttggtccagtttcttcagaaaaatcactgaaagaaacagtttctaaattttcactccattcaggtgccaattcattttctttattgctgtTGGGGCTCtcggattcattatcaaataccacgtgcatttttttttcagtcatagagttagatttatcaaggtcttcagtagaaaagccttcgaattctgactcgctgcttgatataatgaaattcgtatccattttttgtcagaattacaaattttgaaaacacaataggaacaaattttggaaaaaaatctcccaaaattcacggaattaaaattacacttcgatcgttgtacaaaactctagatgaactgtttacaaagtataatcaggtgttttcacgaatgtactaaagagatttgctctgatattctcatttaaatatgaataggtaaatactgGCGGGTTTGGGCAGTTTGGTCACATAAACCTAAATTTTTGGGGGCGGCTTTGggcagtttggtaacgaaagggttaaaacaggaagTTAGTGTCACAGAACCAAGGGAGGTCTCAGGTGTGTTGGTTTTAAAAGAGTTAAAGTACATTCAATGGAGCATTTGAACCCAGtatggcaagctagcagaatcctcATCAGTTTTTccaaatacacatattcacagTTTGTGCCCAATTCTGACAAATTTGTGACCT from Octopus sinensis linkage group LG2, ASM634580v1, whole genome shotgun sequence encodes:
- the LOC115231739 gene encoding inositol phosphoceramide mannosyltransferase 2, giving the protein MSLIELGQMKYFEPSRRIRKNSDRSESYEIDLPRLDTNRNSIMQGIPKLPLKTLSLGSFFIFILHWLVKFEQVREHGSFYDLNIAVEKDFQPYGMKEPELFPVTGVRRIPKIIHQTWKDKMVPRKLTSWVKSWVKNHPDWEYWLWTDASAREMLADKYPWFLSTFDNYPENIRRADALRYFVLYEFGGVYADMDMESFKSVDPLSLKYSCFLGQEPYEHPVLDSNFEHIVINAIMGCRKNHPFMKKVMESLPDFSHMWNVLDSTGPHFLTLHYRQYQKNNIPPDVDDGVYLAPAEYFFPTIDPVKFFWMRTQCAKFDKLTKIQQKACKSLKVKGVKRTIPSISFATHHWIHTYLDLSITLKGPVEIHTVVPHVKIYKSSKTLS